The nucleotide sequence TTTGATGAAATTTTACTGTATTCAAGATATGCTTTTTCGCAACATTCATCCTtggcaataatatttaattatttcaaaTATCAAAACAGTTATTTCGTTATACTAAACAGCCCATAAGAGGGCTTCACAGGAAAGAGCCTCCGACACTTTATCAACACTGTCTATATGAAGTGTAACAAATTTCTGTAACAATGCTGCTCCGATGAGGATGAGGGCGAGGACGATaacgatgacgatgacgatgacaCAAGTAAAGACTATTGGGTAGAAGTGCATACATGAAGAAACGACTACGGTTGCATGTATTTTTGGTTAAAGGTCAGGTCATAGAGAAAGAAATACGAGGGATGGCACGTAGGCAGATGTCCGACTTCCTCCGGCACGTAATCGAGAAGGTCTCGCTCATGTCCAACTCCTGGGGCATCCCTTCATCTCCCGATGGGAGCTCCCAATCAAAGTTGTAGAGAAGGCTAGCCAGGGAAAGCTCTATGCTCTTCAAACCAAATGACATCCCTGGGCATATCCTCCTGCCTGCCCCGAAAGGTAAGAACTCAAAGTTGGTTCCCTTGAAGTCGACCATGGAATTCCTCCTCTCGAATCTCTCTGGCTCAAACTCAGTGGGATTGTCCCAGTATCGAGGATCCCTTCCCAAGGCCCAAACGTTCACGAATACTCTTGTCTTCTCTGGTATCTGGTAACCAAGAACCTCGCACGTCTCCCGGCACTCTCGGGGGAGCAGCAGAGGAACAGGAGGGTGCAGCCTCAGAGTCTCCTTGATGACCAGTTTCAAGTAGTTCATTCCGTTGATGTCCTTCTCCATCACCTTTCCCTTTTCTCCGACAGTCTCCCTCACCTCCTCCTGCAACCTTCGCATCACTCTTGGATTCTTCATCAGCTCCGACATGGCCCACTCCATTATTCCTGCGGAGGTCTCGCTGGCCCCACCGAGCATATCCTTTATTGAAAAAGGAATCCAGAAATTAGATTCTCGAAACTGCGACTGTAAGGAAAGATTAGGGTTTCAAAAAGAGCATACCAGCATCATGGCTTTCATGTCCTCGTCTGCTAAGGGGAATGACAGGCTACCTTCAGCTTGAACTCTCAGCATGACATCGACcaacgcctcctcctcctcctcctcgggttGCTCTGCGGACTTCCTTTCTCTGCGCTCTTGAATGATGCTATTCAGGATCGCGTCCATGTCACGGTGTAACATCTGCATCTTGAAAGTCGCGCCACTGAGAAGTTTAATTATCGGCCATGACGGGAATAAGTCCGCCAAACTGAAGCCTCCGGCAGCTTCCAGCGTTTGCATCACTATCCGTATGAACTCTTTCTGGTACTTGCACTTGCTGCCGATGACGGACCGGGAGCCTATGTCATTAGCCAACAGCACCAATTTCTTACTGAGGTTCACGGTGGAACCAGTGTTGGACAACAGGACTATCGACCGCACAAGATTAAGCACCTCCTCTTCCCGGATAAAACGAAAAGATTGGACTCGTTTGGCACTCAATAGCTCCACGATGCTCATCTTGCGCAGCTCCCTCCAGTGGAATCCATACGAGGTAAAGCCGACGCCCCTGTCACCGTATGTGGCAGTCTGGAGATTCAGGTTAGTGGGCCGAGAGGCGAAGCTGACGTCGTGGGTTTTCATGATCTCAGCAGCCGCTTCGGTAGATGAGACAACGAGGGTGGGGACCTCACCGAGCTTCAGGAGTATCACGGGGCCAAATTTCTGAGATAAGGCAGTGAGGGAACGATGCGGCAGGCCACCCAAGAGATGGTGCAAGCTGCCTATGATAGGGAGCTTAGATGGACCGGGAGGCAGTGTGGCACGAGCACCGCGACCAGACCTGTTCTTCTTGAGTAGCAGCAGCGATACGAGGAGGAcgagaaaggagaagaggaaggaggtgcTGGGGAGATCCATGGTTTAATTGGTTTTCTGGTGATGAGGCACCACAGGCCCGTACACCCTTCTTATACACATGACAGTTACGAGTTTCGCATGCAGCTTCCCGGTTGAGTAGTGAGAGACGTTACCGTATCATCACGATAGTTCATCTGGGTTCATAGTCTCGATggtacaacaaacaaaataatggGATCACAACGGTGGCGGTCAAATTCGTTAGCCACTTTAAAATGAGAACAAACTACAAAATCTGATAAATAATCGTTATATGTATTATTTTTTCTACAATCTCTGCAACGCCAACTTTCCGTTCGTTACTTGATTGTTTCGGTCGCAAGCAAGCCGCCATGGACGTGTCCTACTCCGAGGGTATTAGTTTCATTCTGTATATCTTTGACCATGTTTCGGAACGCAATTGTTTCGTTGGTCAAGGAAAATCTAACTTTGAAAGATGATAGTGATATGGTTTGATTTGCAATTTTCATTCATAATCATCAATATTCTAAATCTGTAAgcccaaataataataaaaacattaGTTTAGTATCATTTCACGATGTTTTGGGACAGGTTCATTTGGGACAAAGCTTGTGCGGCATTCAAAAGAAAAGTCCAAGGTGTAGTCTCTAACACTTATTATTTCTTTGAGCATGTCATAAGATGGATGTATGTGAAATTGACAAGATGAAGTCAAATCAAGAATCCTACTTTGGTCCAAATTATTATAAATCCAAGTTTGTTTGTTGAACTCGTTGAATAGCTATTTTATACTAGGCACTTACGAATTCTGGGTGCAACCCAAAGGAAGCAATAATATGAGCATCTGCATGTATCCAAGACAAACAATAACGAAAGGCCACACTCTCAATCGATGCAGAAAACACATCGGTGTATCCCATAAATTCGTAAGACAGTGACGAGTGAACGGTTAATAATGTAAGAGTTGATTGATAATTACCTTTACCGCTCTCTCTGGCGTACAAATCAACAGTTCATGTCATATTATTGATTATGTCCGCACCTGCAAAGTGTTTCCTACTATTATTCATGTCATATTATTTAAGGGCTCTATCCTGATCCCACGATTTTTACGGTCAGAGCTGAACCAAAAATTCttgattttgttggatgatgatcttgtatatattgATCGATTCCATGCAATCATTTAGTTAATTAATTGattataaaaatatgaaataCTATCGTTATGAGTCATACTGATAGTCAAACttaatatgatattatatttattgaaCTTATTGATTTATTCTATAAAAATTCATATGCATgtgtaaattattattatttaattattataatctaattaaatatatttttaaaataaaattttatttttatttattttaattttatatttttatattttatcaattaattggttaaattagaaaatattatattatattatcttatctaatttgataaaatatattatgaatatgattatATTCTGATTATGATAATCgatcaaaaaaatttaattatgatatgattttttaaaatatgataataatgtgatgaactctcctaattacttatcacaGACCTTATACTCTCGTTAATAAAAAGATACGACCTCATAAGGATAAAAAAATACTTGTATACACTAATACTAAGAGGAGatataaatatttgatattattacaagattataatttttttataatctttttatCCATAATTCATCGCTTATAATGGTCTTGTGAAATATAACGAATCCAATTTTATAAATAAGTGAAACAATAACAAAGTAAGACACCGTGGAGATGTGAAAGCGGCCTACCATAGGAGGTTAGATGGAAGGGGTGAAATAGCAGCAGGAGAAAGAGAAAGCGGAGGGCGGACAGTAACGCGTGTCGGTGAAATCCATGGTTGTATGCGATCTAAGGAGCAAGAGGCCCCACCTTTTCTTTTTGATAGACATGCTTACGATTTTTGTACATAGTTGATAGGTTAATTGGTGATTATTGACGTGACCGTATCATACAATGGCAGAGCTCAATCAAATCAACTGTTCATGGCAATTATGGTGGGACTTTTATGACCTTCTCACTGAGAGATTTGAATCTGTGCACGTCGAAATTGACCGTTTTATTTAATGATGTTGACGTGACCATATCATGCTACGGCAGCTCGATCAATTCAACTGGTCATAGCACTGTTGGTCGGATTTTTTTGACGGTCTTAATGAGAGATCTGAATCTGTGCAAGTCGAATTTGACCGTCTCATTTAATGACATTGACGTGACCGTATCATGCTATGGCAGCTCGTGACCATGGCAGTGTTGGTGGGAGTTTAGACCGTTGAACTGAGAGATTTGAACTTGTGCTCGTGGAATTTGACACAATGATGTTGATgaacattttgattttgatgcataGTTATGTTATCCGCCGTCTATAAGAAATATTGTTTTACATATtttgatatataatattttttatttattaaaaaaataagatgacCAACTGATTGATCAGATTTttcaatcatttatttttttaaagagagGAGTGGCATTTTCGATTTAGCTTTTTATTACATTCCCATATCGGAATGTCTTTTGTAACCTGTTGATTTAGTTAAGCAagtttatttttttgaaataagCAATCATATCACTAATATCTCGATCATTTTGATCATTAATTTAGTTATACAATCTTGACTGATTCATTATGCAAAGTCGAAGGTACAATCTCTAAAATCAAATCATGAGGACAACAAAATGCCGGTCAAATTCTGCTGCTACACAAGAATGAATAAGAATAAATGATAGCGAATAATtactatatattatttttctaagATCCCTGCTTTGCAGACTTTCCGTTTGCTAATTGATTGTTTCAATCACATGCATACTTTAGTCTTGAGCATGTCATGTCAGATAAGGTTATGAATCGTGAACTTTTAACGTATCACCATCAAACTATGTCCTATCCAAAagctattaaatttatatttcgtTTAAGCAAATTGTAAGACACTTCAAAATGCATGCTCATGAATTTCCAGTCGACATACAATAATTTAATTATTCGTGTCGTCCGATCGTAGGAAAACTCATATCATTCTTGAAGTCATATCTATGTATGTAAACATAAGATGCGTTGGAATTATGTAATCTGTATTTTTGTAATGTAATACTCATCTCAAATGAACTTGATTAGTTTAGGCTCTGCTCGTGACAGCAGCCTTATGCGGTTGGTGAGTCGATGCCTTTAACTCTTTAGCAACCTTAGCCGTCTAAGCTAACAAGTTCGTTGTTGATTGAAATATGATTATGCTATTatacaaaaaatattaatattaaaatttaaaatcaaataacaatcgaTCTAAATTTTTTATGTTGGATATAAAATCTTTATATGATCTATGGATGCATCATCGTCCGATCCAAAAGCTATAATTCctctttttttatatttcataGGATCACTTAGTGATGGATTTAAGGATAAAAGGAAGATGAAAAAAAGATCTGTAATCTTTCATTAACTATATCAAATGACTAAAGAGAGATAAGAGAAGATCTATAATTTATCAATCATGTCATGTATCCATACATCCACATATCCATGTATTATGTGTATCCAATTATTAGTGTATATTCCCTAaaaaattttgtttatttataggTAAGAACAAAGAGTCTATGACAAGTAATTAAGGGAGTCCCTTATATCAAGATCATCTCCTAAAGAATCCTATCATAATTGGACTTTAgtcgataatcataatcaaaatctaatcatgTTTATAATATATCTTGCCTAATTAGATAGGgccatataatctaacattcttccacttgacccattaattggtaagatacaaaggggttcaaaataaaaaaaaataaaaatattattttaaaataattttacccAATTAGATTGTaaagttttaaaaataaaaaaaaaagctaataagtctaataaatataataatactacattaaatcTGATTAGAAATATGAGTTAGagaggttgtatttcatcaatgttatGTTTTCTTCTATGTACAACAACACTGTTAGCCCTTCCTAATATAGTCTGActtctataatttattt is from Musa acuminata AAA Group cultivar baxijiao chromosome BXJ1-6, Cavendish_Baxijiao_AAA, whole genome shotgun sequence and encodes:
- the LOC135677862 gene encoding desmethyl-deoxy-podophyllotoxin synthase-like; its protein translation is MDLPSTSFLFSFLVLLVSLLLLKKNRSGRGARATLPPGPSKLPIIGSLHHLLGGLPHRSLTALSQKFGPVILLKLGEVPTLVVSSTEAAAEIMKTHDVSFASRPTNLNLQTATYGDRGVGFTSYGFHWRELRKMSIVELLSAKRVQSFRFIREEEVLNLVRSIVLLSNTGSTVNLSKKLVLLANDIGSRSVIGSKCKYQKEFIRIVMQTLEAAGGFSLADLFPSWPIIKLLSGATFKMQMLHRDMDAILNSIIQERRERKSAEQPEEEEEEALVDVMLRVQAEGSLSFPLADEDMKAMMLDMLGGASETSAGIMEWAMSELMKNPRVMRRLQEEVRETVGEKGKVMEKDINGMNYLKLVIKETLRLHPPVPLLLPRECRETCEVLGYQIPEKTRVFVNVWALGRDPRYWDNPTEFEPERFERRNSMVDFKGTNFEFLPFGAGRRICPGMSFGLKSIELSLASLLYNFDWELPSGDEGMPQELDMSETFSITCRRKSDICLRAIPRISFSMT